The Vibrio tarriae genome includes a window with the following:
- a CDS encoding DUF6088 family protein has translation MTATDLIYQKIKRSRRYVFERKDFDNYASYDQIGRVLKKLVDKGVLMKIGYGLYTKSTINSLTNKPMPTNPGGTDAIMREILKMRGVDFELDAMSLKSINGQTTQIPASIRYKWNSKHFNRSLKVGNRVLSKRQ, from the coding sequence ATGACAGCAACTGATCTTATTTATCAAAAGATAAAGCGCTCTCGACGCTATGTGTTCGAACGTAAAGACTTCGACAACTATGCTAGCTATGACCAGATTGGTCGTGTGTTGAAAAAACTAGTGGATAAAGGTGTACTGATGAAAATCGGGTATGGCTTATACACCAAGTCAACAATCAACAGCCTGACTAATAAACCGATGCCTACGAATCCCGGTGGTACTGACGCAATCATGCGTGAAATCCTAAAAATGCGCGGGGTAGACTTTGAGCTGGATGCTATGTCATTGAAGAGTATCAATGGACAGACCACTCAAATACCAGCGTCCATCAGGTACAAGTGGAACTCTAAGCATTTCAATCGCAGCCTTAAGGTTGGTAACAGAGTATTGAGCAAGCGACAATGA
- a CDS encoding nucleotidyl transferase AbiEii/AbiGii toxin family protein, which translates to MPKLKKQFLEVSDALELGNPSITEKDYWVVSLLAMLESVESKHHQLVFSGGTALAKSNIKILRMSEDVDIKLIPTQEFLDKGTGAKIKARKALVEQVIARLIDHTYLNYSDKTVRDSYRYVEIEIEYPQQYHQAPCLRPYIKLEFIETIELQGVEPRSISSLVAQSYNQPAEVSAMSCISIDSTLVEKVLSMLRRTMSVKRDPQRKDDETLVRHIYDVHCISAEHTINMGVLKPMFDTVLEEDKTRYGNQHPEFVDDPRNELKLGLEELETNEEFRKRFDAFVAPMVYNTEPHDFDTCFASFKAISEQLIS; encoded by the coding sequence ATACCAAAACTAAAAAAACAATTTCTTGAAGTATCTGATGCCCTCGAGTTAGGTAACCCGTCGATCACGGAAAAGGACTATTGGGTGGTGTCTCTGCTTGCCATGTTGGAAAGCGTGGAAAGTAAGCACCACCAGCTTGTTTTTTCAGGTGGAACAGCTTTGGCCAAGTCCAATATTAAGATTCTGCGAATGTCTGAAGACGTCGACATCAAATTGATTCCAACTCAGGAATTTCTCGATAAGGGCACAGGTGCGAAGATAAAAGCTCGCAAAGCGTTAGTCGAACAAGTCATAGCGAGGTTAATTGACCACACTTATCTGAATTATAGTGATAAAACGGTACGTGATAGTTATCGCTATGTTGAAATCGAAATAGAGTACCCACAACAATACCATCAAGCACCGTGTCTAAGACCTTATATCAAACTGGAATTTATCGAGACAATTGAACTTCAGGGCGTTGAGCCTCGCTCTATTTCATCGCTGGTCGCGCAGAGCTACAATCAACCTGCCGAAGTAAGCGCAATGTCGTGTATATCCATTGACTCGACGTTGGTTGAAAAAGTGCTTTCCATGTTGCGTCGCACCATGTCAGTTAAGCGTGATCCACAGCGTAAGGATGACGAAACATTGGTTCGTCATATCTACGATGTTCACTGTATTAGCGCCGAGCATACGATTAATATGGGCGTATTAAAGCCGATGTTTGATACCGTTTTGGAAGAGGACAAGACGCGATATGGCAATCAACATCCGGAGTTTGTCGATGATCCGCGCAATGAGTTAAAACTAGGATTAGAAGAGCTAGAAACCAACGAGGAGTTTCGTAAACGTTTTGACGCGTTTGTTGCCCCAATGGTTTACAACACAGAACCACATGACTTTGATACCTGTTTTGCCTCATTCAAAGCTATTTCAGAGCAGCTTATTAGCTAA
- a CDS encoding TSUP family transporter has translation MELSLEVLGLLFLVAGVAGFIDAMAGGGGLLTLPALLAAGVPPTQALATNKLQSSFGSFSATLYFVRKGVVSLKAMRLAIACTFVGAALGAEAVQYIDATLLTSLIPLLLLGISLYFLLAPTTKTHTGPAPLSETAFAFTVGFGIGFYDGFFGPGTGSIFTVCFVALGHFSLVEATARTKVLNFTSNIAALTFFLIAGLPIWEIGLTMAVGGFIGARMGAKVVISKGQRWIRPLVITMSMLMALKLLWEQHQAALLSMLGL, from the coding sequence ATGGAACTTTCACTGGAAGTATTGGGGCTGCTGTTTTTAGTGGCGGGCGTTGCGGGATTTATTGATGCCATGGCGGGCGGTGGCGGTTTGCTGACTTTACCTGCCTTGCTGGCCGCAGGGGTGCCGCCGACTCAAGCTCTGGCGACCAACAAACTGCAAAGCTCCTTTGGTAGCTTTTCGGCCACGCTCTATTTTGTGCGCAAGGGCGTTGTGAGCCTAAAAGCGATGCGATTGGCGATTGCTTGTACTTTTGTCGGCGCGGCGCTTGGCGCAGAAGCAGTACAATATATTGATGCCACTTTGCTAACCAGCCTTATCCCCCTGTTACTGCTCGGAATTTCGCTCTATTTCTTATTGGCACCGACCACCAAAACGCACACAGGGCCTGCGCCTTTATCCGAAACCGCGTTTGCTTTCACGGTGGGTTTTGGTATCGGTTTTTATGATGGTTTTTTTGGCCCCGGTACTGGCTCAATTTTTACCGTCTGCTTTGTGGCTTTGGGGCATTTTAGTTTGGTGGAAGCCACCGCTCGCACTAAGGTACTCAATTTTACGTCCAACATTGCCGCGTTGACCTTTTTCTTAATCGCCGGTTTGCCGATTTGGGAAATTGGCTTAACCATGGCGGTTGGCGGGTTTATCGGCGCTCGTATGGGCGCAAAAGTGGTGATCAGCAAAGGGCAGCGTTGGATCCGACCGTTGGTGATCACCATGTCTATGCTGATGGCGCTAAAACTGCTTTGGGAACAGCATCAAGCAGCGCTGTTATCAATGCTTGGACTCTAG
- a CDS encoding LysR family transcriptional regulator: protein MLLEGIETLLVLSKEKTMSRTGSQLYISQSAVSKRIANLEKKLGKKLIVPAGRHIKLTADAEQLIASIGPTFNELHGLIFEQQTLEDNTLLRMDCSETLVAGYLGQTMGQHRKQDPHWVITTNHTPRIVENVQSGKATLGFCAGYLPANHGLLIFHLGDEPFTVISQAPLHALPSELITNDLANPANTYQAAMLHKQGIRPAMEMDSYTAAAQLALGGMLPALVPRSIVSTLKIEPQHCFDFAELADLTRPIHICLRASRYRSSRVQALITALLDAVPKAVLAPSA, encoded by the coding sequence ATGTTACTCGAAGGCATTGAAACCTTACTGGTGCTCAGCAAAGAAAAAACCATGAGCCGAACCGGTAGTCAGCTCTATATCAGCCAGTCAGCAGTCAGTAAACGCATTGCGAACTTAGAGAAAAAACTCGGCAAAAAACTGATTGTTCCAGCGGGGCGACATATCAAATTGACCGCGGATGCCGAGCAATTAATTGCCAGCATCGGCCCCACCTTTAATGAGTTGCATGGTTTGATTTTCGAGCAGCAGACACTGGAAGATAACACGCTGCTGCGTATGGATTGCTCGGAGACATTAGTCGCGGGTTATCTTGGCCAGACGATGGGGCAACATCGAAAGCAGGATCCGCATTGGGTGATCACCACCAACCACACACCGCGAATTGTCGAGAATGTGCAGTCTGGCAAAGCCACCTTAGGCTTTTGTGCCGGCTATCTGCCCGCCAATCACGGTTTGCTGATCTTTCATCTAGGTGATGAGCCATTTACCGTAATTAGCCAAGCGCCGCTGCACGCACTGCCAAGTGAGCTTATCACCAATGATTTGGCCAATCCCGCCAATACCTACCAAGCGGCTATGCTGCACAAACAAGGCATTCGACCCGCGATGGAGATGGACTCTTACACCGCGGCGGCGCAGCTCGCGCTCGGCGGCATGTTACCAGCCCTAGTGCCACGCTCGATTGTCAGTACCCTAAAAATTGAGCCGCAACACTGCTTTGATTTTGCTGAACTCGCCGATCTGACTCGGCCGATTCATATTTGTCTGCGGGCCAGCCGGTATCGCAGCTCTAGAGTCCAAGCATTGATAACAGCGCTGCTTGATGCTGTTCCCAAAGCAGTTTTAGCGCCATCAGCATAG
- a CDS encoding TRIC cation channel family protein → MDTSLLYLIDMFGTAVFAVSGVLLAGRLKMDPFGVMVLASVTAIGGGTIRDMALGATPVFWIKDTNYLWVIMITCALTMLLVRRPKRLAWWILPVCDAIGLAVFVGIGVEKALIYQDSALIAIIMGVITGCGGGIIRDVLAREIPMVLRSEVYATACIIGGIFHTTALAMGYSSSTALLSGVFSTLLIRLGAIRWHLSLPTFALTK, encoded by the coding sequence TTGGATACTTCTCTGCTTTATCTGATTGATATGTTTGGTACTGCCGTTTTTGCGGTTTCTGGAGTGCTCTTAGCGGGGCGTTTGAAAATGGATCCGTTTGGCGTCATGGTCCTCGCCAGCGTGACCGCGATTGGTGGCGGCACCATTCGCGATATGGCGCTCGGAGCTACTCCGGTATTTTGGATCAAAGACACCAACTACCTGTGGGTGATTATGATCACCTGCGCCCTGACCATGCTACTGGTGCGTCGCCCGAAAAGACTCGCGTGGTGGATTTTGCCCGTGTGCGATGCGATTGGCCTTGCGGTTTTCGTCGGGATCGGGGTTGAAAAAGCGCTGATCTATCAAGATTCCGCCTTAATCGCGATCATTATGGGCGTGATAACGGGCTGCGGCGGTGGAATTATCCGCGATGTCCTCGCCCGAGAAATTCCTATGGTGCTGCGCAGTGAAGTGTACGCGACCGCCTGTATTATCGGTGGCATTTTCCACACTACCGCACTGGCGATGGGCTACAGCAGCTCGACTGCTCTGCTCTCTGGCGTTTTTTCCACGCTCTTAATTCGTCTCGGAGCGATCCGCTGGCACCTTTCTCTGCCAACCTTTGCCCTGACCAAATAA
- a CDS encoding cobalamin biosynthesis family protein: METGFSHFYANGALLVMWGALLFHLLLPIPHAAHPVTLWHKFAELLASKVNTPASYAQNLLSGALAWGLMIFPTMALLWALKPLVWQPQLFDLALLLLSLDWRRQETLANQLAQALAKEDKPQARALLRPFVNRQTTTLSALGLGKAGVETLVMGFGRNVIGVLFWYGALGGSGAFLYRLIAELARAWSPSRTTFQPFGFTAVRILALLDWLPLRLFSLLIILGKQAGTIFKAVLEQSRSWPLPGPAWLLCAVGNKLQLALGGPAIYGEQKSVRAKIGGRIAPAAIHIAQVQSLIAWRIFVWIALESLLLLLIYRGV, from the coding sequence ATGGAAACTGGGTTTTCCCACTTTTATGCCAATGGTGCGCTCCTCGTGATGTGGGGCGCACTCTTATTTCATCTGCTGCTGCCTATTCCTCATGCTGCGCATCCAGTCACTTTGTGGCACAAGTTTGCTGAACTGCTGGCAAGTAAGGTCAACACACCAGCCAGTTATGCGCAAAATCTCCTGTCTGGCGCCCTCGCATGGGGGTTGATGATTTTCCCGACGATGGCACTTCTTTGGGCACTCAAACCCTTAGTCTGGCAACCACAACTGTTTGATTTAGCGCTGCTGCTTCTGTCATTAGATTGGCGACGCCAAGAGACTTTAGCCAATCAACTGGCACAAGCTCTCGCGAAAGAGGACAAGCCGCAAGCACGTGCCTTATTACGACCTTTTGTCAATCGCCAAACCACGACACTATCCGCGCTGGGGCTTGGCAAGGCTGGGGTGGAAACCTTAGTCATGGGCTTTGGCCGTAACGTGATTGGCGTGCTGTTTTGGTATGGTGCACTGGGCGGCAGCGGCGCATTCTTGTATCGCTTAATTGCCGAGCTGGCTCGTGCTTGGTCACCGTCGCGCACCACCTTCCAACCGTTTGGTTTTACTGCGGTGCGTATTCTCGCGCTGCTTGATTGGTTGCCACTGCGCCTATTTAGTTTGTTGATCATTCTCGGTAAACAAGCGGGGACGATTTTCAAAGCGGTACTTGAACAAAGCCGCAGTTGGCCACTACCGGGACCGGCTTGGCTACTGTGTGCGGTTGGCAATAAATTGCAGCTCGCCTTAGGCGGCCCTGCGATTTATGGTGAGCAAAAAAGCGTACGCGCCAAAATTGGCGGACGCATCGCCCCAGCGGCGATTCATATTGCGCAAGTGCAAAGCCTTATCGCGTGGCGTATTTTTGTCTGGATTGCGCTAGAAAGTTTACTGTTACTACTGATTTATCGCGGAGTATAA
- the mtnN gene encoding 5'-methylthioadenosine/S-adenosylhomocysteine nucleosidase — MKIGIIGAMQQEVAILKDLIEDVQEVNQAGCTFYSGQIQGVDVVLLQSGIGKVSAALGTALLISQYAPDVVINTGSAGGFDASLNVGDVVISSEVRHHDADVTAFGYEIGQMAGQPAAFKADEKLMTVAEQALAQLPDTHAVRGLICTGDAFVCTAERQQFIRQHFPSVVAVEMEASAIAQTCHQFKVPFVVVRAISDVADKESPLSFEEFLPLAAKSSSAMVLKMVELLK, encoded by the coding sequence ATGAAAATCGGCATCATCGGCGCAATGCAACAAGAAGTCGCCATTCTGAAAGATCTCATCGAAGACGTGCAAGAAGTTAACCAAGCCGGTTGTACTTTTTACAGCGGTCAAATCCAAGGTGTCGACGTCGTTTTACTGCAATCAGGCATTGGTAAAGTCTCGGCAGCATTAGGCACCGCTTTGCTGATTAGCCAGTATGCGCCGGATGTGGTGATCAATACGGGTTCTGCGGGCGGCTTTGACGCAAGTTTGAATGTGGGTGATGTGGTCATTTCAAGCGAAGTGCGCCATCACGATGCGGATGTGACTGCATTTGGTTATGAAATTGGCCAAATGGCGGGCCAACCCGCTGCCTTTAAAGCCGACGAGAAATTGATGACAGTGGCGGAACAAGCGCTGGCTCAATTGCCAGATACTCATGCGGTGCGCGGCCTTATCTGTACCGGTGATGCGTTTGTATGCACCGCTGAACGTCAGCAATTTATTCGCCAACATTTCCCAAGCGTTGTTGCGGTAGAAATGGAAGCCTCTGCGATTGCGCAAACTTGTCACCAATTCAAGGTGCCCTTTGTGGTGGTTCGCGCGATTTCTGACGTTGCTGATAAAGAATCTCCACTGTCGTTTGAAGAGTTCTTGCCACTGGCCGCCAAAAGCTCTTCCGCTATGGTGCTGAAAATGGTCGAACTGCTCAAATAA
- a CDS encoding DUF1499 domain-containing protein: MHPSFYAIIAAFSLTACSQGVDSMPDRTATPCANRPNCVSTQDERDKFNLAPFILRPGVTIDQVERIALSLPGAVTAEKNAQYLRIECTSKVFRFVDDLELKIEQDHLWVRSESRIGYSDFGVNRRRAEELREKLTLSGLLEQP; the protein is encoded by the coding sequence ATGCACCCATCGTTTTATGCCATTATTGCTGCCTTTTCGCTTACCGCCTGCAGTCAGGGAGTCGATTCTATGCCAGACCGCACCGCCACGCCTTGCGCCAATCGACCGAACTGTGTTTCAACTCAAGATGAGCGGGATAAATTTAACCTTGCACCGTTTATTTTGCGCCCTGGGGTCACGATTGATCAGGTTGAACGGATTGCCCTTTCTCTTCCTGGTGCAGTGACCGCTGAAAAAAATGCCCAGTATCTCCGTATCGAATGCACCTCCAAAGTATTCCGCTTCGTCGATGATCTGGAACTCAAAATCGAACAAGATCACTTATGGGTTCGTTCTGAATCGCGGATTGGCTACAGTGATTTTGGAGTGAATCGTCGCCGCGCTGAAGAGCTGCGCGAAAAGCTCACGCTGTCTGGTTTACTTGAGCAACCCTAA
- a CDS encoding FAD-dependent oxidoreductase, which produces MSQNVYQFIDVNRVDPAKKPLHIRKIEFVEIYEPFTKQQATAQADRCLDCGNPYCEWKCPVHNYIPQWLKLANEGRILEAADLAHQTNSLPEVCGRVCPQDRLCEGSCTLNADFGAVTIGNIEKYITDTAFEMGWKPDMSNVVWTDKKVAIIGAGPAGLAAADILVRNGVRPVVFDRYPEIGGLLTFGIPSFKLEKGVMENRRRIFSEMGIEFRLNVEVGQDITLQQLLDEYDAVFLGVGTYQYMRAGLANEDAPSVYDALPFLISNTYKVMELASDTPFIDMAGKNVVVLGGGDTAMDCVRTSIRQGASRVICAYRRDEENMPGSRREVKNAKEEGVEFMFNLQPLGIEVNAQGQVTGVKVVKTALGEPDAAGRRKPEPVAGSEHVLPADAVIMAFGFQPHKMAWLEPFDVELDQWGRIKAPAKQTYQYQTTNPKIFAGGDAVRGSDLVVTAIDEGRKAAEGILDYLGV; this is translated from the coding sequence ATGAGCCAAAACGTTTACCAATTTATCGATGTCAATCGTGTGGATCCGGCCAAAAAACCGCTGCACATCCGCAAAATTGAGTTTGTCGAAATTTACGAGCCCTTTACTAAGCAACAAGCCACCGCACAGGCCGATCGCTGCCTAGATTGTGGTAACCCTTACTGTGAATGGAAGTGCCCAGTACACAACTACATTCCGCAGTGGTTAAAGCTCGCCAATGAAGGACGCATCCTCGAAGCGGCCGATTTGGCGCACCAGACCAACAGCTTGCCTGAAGTGTGTGGCCGGGTTTGCCCGCAAGATAGACTGTGCGAAGGTTCATGTACCTTGAATGCGGATTTCGGTGCCGTCACCATTGGCAACATCGAAAAATACATTACGGATACTGCCTTCGAAATGGGCTGGAAACCCGATATGTCCAACGTGGTCTGGACCGACAAAAAAGTCGCGATCATCGGCGCGGGCCCTGCCGGTCTTGCCGCCGCGGACATTCTGGTTCGCAACGGTGTACGACCTGTCGTGTTTGATCGCTATCCCGAAATCGGCGGTCTGCTCACCTTTGGCATCCCCTCATTCAAACTTGAAAAAGGGGTAATGGAAAATCGTCGCCGCATTTTTAGCGAGATGGGTATCGAGTTTCGTCTCAATGTCGAAGTCGGCCAAGACATCACACTGCAGCAACTGCTGGATGAGTACGATGCAGTATTTCTCGGCGTCGGCACTTATCAATATATGCGCGCAGGCTTAGCCAACGAAGACGCCCCCAGCGTTTATGATGCACTGCCGTTTTTGATCTCCAATACCTATAAAGTGATGGAGCTTGCAAGTGATACGCCGTTCATTGATATGGCAGGAAAAAATGTCGTGGTGCTCGGCGGTGGTGATACGGCGATGGACTGCGTGCGCACCTCGATTCGCCAAGGCGCATCTCGCGTGATCTGTGCTTATCGCCGTGACGAAGAAAACATGCCCGGCTCACGCCGTGAAGTGAAAAACGCCAAAGAAGAAGGCGTTGAATTTATGTTTAACTTGCAGCCGCTGGGAATTGAAGTGAATGCCCAAGGCCAAGTGACTGGCGTGAAAGTGGTCAAAACCGCGCTTGGGGAACCGGATGCGGCAGGTCGTCGCAAACCTGAACCGGTCGCAGGCAGTGAGCACGTCTTGCCTGCCGATGCCGTCATCATGGCGTTTGGTTTCCAACCGCACAAAATGGCTTGGCTAGAACCGTTTGATGTCGAGCTCGATCAATGGGGACGCATCAAAGCCCCTGCCAAGCAGACTTACCAGTATCAAACCACCAATCCCAAGATTTTTGCTGGTGGTGATGCGGTTCGCGGCTCGGATCTAGTGGTCACGGCCATTGATGAAGGACGCAAAGCTGCCGAGGGAATTCTCGACTATCTTGGAGTCTAG